The following coding sequences lie in one Miscanthus floridulus cultivar M001 chromosome 9, ASM1932011v1, whole genome shotgun sequence genomic window:
- the LOC136479456 gene encoding uncharacterized protein — MPDDNPIDAFDIEEQGQQQQQSNDNLSERVDDIDDATENENLQPSSQTKNSIDDVQEASIHDIFDPRTWGNLDIKDRDILIKKGPMRELNLEFPTDALNRQASA, encoded by the coding sequence ATGCCTGATGATAATCCTATAGATGCATTTGATATTGAAGAACAAGGGCAACAACAGCAACAATCTAATGATAATTTAAGTGAACGAGTTGATGACATTGATGATGCTACAGAGAATGAAAATTTACAGCCTTCCTCTCAAACTAAAAATTCAATTGATGATGTGCAAGAAGCTTCTATTCATGATATCTTTGATCCTAGAACTTGGGGAAATCTTGATATTAAGGATAGAGATATATTGATTAAAAAGGGGCCGATGAGAGAATTGAATCTTGAGTTCCCTACAGATGCTCTTAATAGACAAGCCAGCGCTTGA
- the LOC136481544 gene encoding LOW QUALITY PROTEIN: uncharacterized protein (The sequence of the model RefSeq protein was modified relative to this genomic sequence to represent the inferred CDS: inserted 1 base in 1 codon) produces MFASRARHLLLCVRPANHGTLLRXPTSHASPPGCGVGAQRHYNHQQLEDEWEESKAVKVTVWWDFQMCRLPRGASPRHLAPRVTEALRRAGIRGPVEITAFGDVGCIPPAEQEALADTGVALSHVPSSGKDGCDRSFMSDLISWIAQNPPPSHFFLLSGDKDFANILHRLRMSNYNVLLSCPDSGSKMLRSAATYLWPWEDLAKGVDLKPKYLNHPPDGLSSSWYGRYSEPGCDFLLKPKNPMALPRKTKDKEPKVPKSAVVGIRRVLRFYPQGISVSELRKELKRINVSIDASAFGFKNFSALLLAMPDVVKFLDPLPGDRGSAVVGVFKRWDSDRSSIQEECHKEGESEEPSSCTEKRTLEAEVPSSPSDQSSRDHRKAPGFTQRLEPPSNHVEADVTWAGDVVDQRNDVAVDPVMQTERQVSSMEADKVNAVDAPSSSGGQGNVSNKRGFFERISSLWNGQKA; encoded by the exons ATGTTCGCCTCGCGCGCCCGCCACCTTCTCCTCTGCGTACGACCCGCCAACCACGGCACCCTCCTCC GGCCGACCTCCCACGCATCCCCTCCCGGGTGCGGTGTCGGCGCGCAGCGCCACTACAACCACCAGCAGCTGGAGGACGAGTGGGAGGAGTCCAAGGCGGTGAAGGTGACGGTGTGGTGGGACTTCCAGATGTGCCGCCTCCCTCGCGGCGCCAGCCCGCGCCACCTCGCCCCGCGCGTCACGGAGGCGCTGCGGCGCGCCGGCATCCGCGGGCCCGTCGAGATCACCGCCTTCGGCGACGTCGGCTGCATCCCGCCCGCCGAGCAGGAGGCGCTCGCCGACACCGGCGTCGCCTTGTCGCACGTCCCTTCCA GTGGAAAGGATGGTTGCGACCGATCATTCATGTCTGATCTTATCTCTTGGATTGCTCAGAACCCTCCCCCATCTCATTTCTTCCTTCTATCCGGGGATAAAGACTTTGCAAACATCCTGCATCGTCTTCGGATGAGCAATTATAACGTATTGCTTTCTTGCCCTGATTCTGGCTCCAAGATGTTACGCAGTGCAGCAACATATCTGTGGCCATGGGAGGATCTAGCTAAAGGGGTGGATCTCAAACCCAAATATTTAAATCATCCACCTGATGGTTTATCCTCTTCTTGGTATGGTCGATACAGTGAACCTGGTTGTGACTTTCTCCTGAAACCAAAGAATCCCATGGCTTTACCAAGGAAAACCAAGGACAAGGAACCTAAGGTTCCCAAATCTGCCGTGGTTGGAATTAGGAGAGTGCTGCGCTTTTATCCTCAAGGGATCAGTGTTTCAGAACTAAGAAAAGAGCTTAAAAGGATTAATGTTTCTATTGATGCAAGTGCATTTGGCTTCAAAAATTTCTCTGCCCTTCTCCTAGCCATGCCTGATGTTGTAAAATTTCTAGATCCTCTACCAGGTGATAGAGGTTCTGCTGTGGTTGGGGTTTTCAAGAGATGGGATTCTGATCGAAGTAGCATTCAAGAAGAATGCCACAAGGAAGGTGAAAGTGAGGAGCCATCATCATGTACAGAAAAGAGAACTCTTGAAGCGGAAGTCCCATCATCCCCATCAGATCAGTCATCTAGAGACCACAGGAAGGCTCCTGGATTTACTCAACGGCTGGAGCCACCTTCCAATCATGTGGAAGCTGATGTTACTTGGGCTGGGGATGTTGTAGACCAAAGGAATGATGTGGCTGTTGATCCTGTTATGCAAACAGAACGACAAGTCAGCTCGATGGAAGCTGATAAGGTGAATGCTGTTGATGCTCCTTCCTCGTCAGGGGGCCAAGGTAATGTCAGCAACAAAAGGGGGTTCTTTGAACGCATATCATCTTTATGGAATGGCCAAAAGGCTTAG
- the LOC136483540 gene encoding uncharacterized protein, giving the protein MHLSANEGIEGLPFAVTGGQGFVGAALCLELLRRGAREVRSLDLRAVSAWSPQLLDAGVRLIQGDIRNKDEVGRAFRGVDCVFHLASYGMSGKEMVQAGRCDQVNINGTCNVLDACHEHGVRRLVYVSTYNVVFGGKPIANGNEALPYFPIEDHVDAYGRSKSVAEQLVLKSNGRPAKSDKSTRLYTCAIRPAAIYGPGEERHLPRILSLAKLGLAFFKIGAPDVKTDWVYIDNLVLALILASMGLLDDIPDRKGTPVAAGQAYFICDGSPCNTFEFIISPLFQSLGYAAPQLTLDTSVALAISRIFLFISTMFYPWLDSKWISQPLILPAEVYKVGVTHYFSFLKARQELGYVPMVSPREGLAATISYWQERKRMELDGPTIFTWLAVIIGMLAVFSSAYLPPVGPLKWVFDIHLFVFGSMLVIRLVFVTAVAFHLGEAVYAWFLAKKVDPRNATGWFWQTFVLGFFSLRYLLKRARG; this is encoded by the exons ATGCATCTGAGCGCGAACGAGGGGATCGAGGGACTGCCGTTCGCGGTGACGGGCGGGCAGGGCTTCGTCGGCGCCGCCCTCTGCCTCGAGCTGCTCCGCCGCGGCGCCCGCGAGGTCCGCTCCCTCGACCTCCGCGCCGTCTCCGCCTGGTCCCCGCAGCTCCTCGACGCCGGCGTCCGCCTCATCCAAG GGGACATTAGAAACAAGGATGAAGTGGGGAGGGCTTTCCGCGGAGTGGACTGTGTTTTCCACCTTGCTTCATACGGCATGTCAGGGAAGGAGATGGTGCAGGCAGGGAGATGCGATCAGGTCAATATAAACGGGACCTGCAACGTGCTCGACGCTTGCCATGAACATGGTGTCAGAAGGCTTGTTTATGTAAGCACTTACAATGTGGTGTTTGGAGGGAAGCCGATCGCCAATGGGAATGAGGCGCTGCCTTATTTTCCTATCGAAGACCATGTCGATGCTTATGGGCGCAGCAAATCAGTTGCTGAACAGTTGGTACTGAAGAGTAATGGACGGCCAGCTAA AAGTGATAAAAGTACACGTCTTTATACATGTGCGATTCGCCCTGCTGCTATATATGGGCCAGGTGAAGAGCGTCACCTTCCAAGAATCCTGTCCCTTGCAAAGTTGGGAttagcattcttcaagattggGGCCCCAGATGTGAAGACAGATTGGGTCTATATCGATAATCTAGTTCTTGCTCTGATATTGGCAAGCATGGGACTTTTAGATGACATTCCTGACAGGAAGGGAACCCCTGTAGCTGCTGGTCAGGCATATTTCATCTGCGATG GATCACCATGCAATACTTTTGAATTTATCATCAGCCCCCTATTTCAAAGTTTGGGTTATGCTGCTCCTCAACTGACGCTGGATACCTCTGTCGCCCTTGCCATTTCAAGAATATTTTTATTCATATCTACTATGTTCTATCCATGGCTTGATAGTAAATGGATTTCGCAGCCTCTAATTCTTCCTGCTGAAGTGTATAAG GTTGGTGTTACACACTACTTTTCGTTCTTGAAAGCTAGACAAGAACTTGGCTATGTACCTATGGTGAGCCCCCGGGAAGGCTTGGCTGCAACTATTTCATATTGGCAGGAGCGGAAGAGAATGGAACTGGATGGCCCGACCATATTTACTTGGTTGGCTGTAATAATTGGGATGCTGGCTGTATTTTCTTCTGCTTATCTTCCACCAGTTGGCCCGTTGAAATGGGTGTTTGACATCCATTTGTTTGTGTTTGGATCAATGCTGGTGATCCGGTTGGTCTTTGTGACAGCAGTTGCATTTCATCTTGGTGAAGCTGTGTATGCCTGGTTCTTGGCCAAAAAGGTTGATCCAAGGAATGCTACAGGGTGGTTTTGGCAAACCTTTGTTCTAGGGTTCTTCTCTCTCAGGTATCTTCTCAAGAGAGCCAGAGGGTGA
- the LOC136483541 gene encoding uncharacterized protein isoform X1: protein MLRRRPRLPAAPSPPSAVLRRAFCSEAALEAIRSHSDLAGPASLALYNYPTFAGAYAALAAHLFHQRVRRRLLVLPFSSVVPFRAEDFNYAGFQTCYLLDFIGPKKFAFELARFVPSVIAFDHRQSTLARIPMLGQCPSNVELHIDMSKGSARSVFDYFSKELAGTKSDSRTCENLLDQEDEERVSNVLEYIEDADLRRYQLPNTKEFQTALRDERAKLNCVTNPHVFGQLLQLDVGDLLTRDKSHAHERLQAAGEFIQKPFRIQLGRGSYGECLAIRADGHKELSHEIGLELSQRSAAAGLRPIGAVVFMQRGVLKVCLRTTDSTVNTSEVAKAYGGGGKQSSSSFTLRMDEFNIWTSVNS from the exons ATGCTCCGCCGCCGACCGCGCCTCCCCGCAGCCCCCTCGCCGCCGTCGGCCGTGCTCCGGCGAGCCTTCTGCTCGGAAGCCGCCCTCGAGGCCATCCGCTCGCACTCCGACCTGGCGGGCCCCGCCAGCCTCGCGCTCTACAACTACCCCACCTTCGCTGGCGCCTATGCCGCGCTCGCCGCCCACCTCTTCCACCAACgcgtccgccgccgcctcctcgtcctccccttctcctccgtCGTACCCTTCAG AGCCGAAGACTTCAATTATGCGGGGTTCCAGACGTGCTATCTCTTGGACTTCATTGGGCCCAAGAAGTTTGCTTTCGAGCTCGCCCGATTCGTCCCCAG TGTGATAGCATTTGATCACCGGCAAAGTACGCTAGCAAGAATCCCCATGTTGGGTCAGTGCCCAAGCAATGTGGAGCTTCATATTGACATGTCAAAAGGCAGTGCCCGATCTGTATTTGATTATTTCTCTAAGGAGCTAGCAGGAACAAAATCTGATTCT AGAACGTGTGAAAACTTGTTGGACCAAGAAGATGAGGAGCGAGTTTCAAATGTTCTTGAATACATAGAGGATGCAGACTTGCGACGGTATCAGCTGCCTAACACCAAGGAATTTCAAACAGCACTTAGGGATGAACGCGCAAAGTTGAACTGTGTCACAAATCCTCATGTTTTTGGACAG CTACTACAACTTGATGTTGGCGATCTGCTTACTAGGGATAAGTCACATGCTCATGAACGCCTGCAGGCGGCAGGAGAGTTCATACAGAAGCCTTTCAGGATTCAGCTTGGAAGAGGGTCGTATGGTGAATGCTTG GCAATCAGAGCAGATGGACACAAAGAATTGAGCCATGAAATAGGTTTGGAGCTAAGTCAGAGGAGTGCTGCTGCTGGATTAAG GCCGATTGGAGCAGTTGTCTTCATGCAACGGGGTGTCCTAAAGGTTTGCTTGAGGACTACTGACAGTACAGTTAATACATCAGAGGTTGCAAAG GCATATGGTGGAGGTGGAAAACAAAGTTCGAGTTCATTCACTCTAAGAATGGATGAGTTCAACATCTGGACTTCGGTGAACTCATGA
- the LOC136483541 gene encoding uncharacterized protein isoform X2: MLRRRPRLPAAPSPPSAVLRRAFCSEAALEAIRSHSDLAGPASLALYNYPTFAGAYAALAAHLFHQRVRRRLLVLPFSSVVPFRAEDFNYAGFQTCYLLDFIGPKKFAFELARFVPSVIAFDHRQSTLARIPMLGQCPSNVELHIDMSKGSARSVFDYFSKELAGTKSDSRTCENLLDQEDEERVSNVLEYIEDADLRRYQLPNTKEFQTALRDERAKLNCVTNPHVFGQAAGEFIQKPFRIQLGRGSYGECLAIRADGHKELSHEIGLELSQRSAAAGLRPIGAVVFMQRGVLKVCLRTTDSTVNTSEVAKAYGGGGKQSSSSFTLRMDEFNIWTSVNS, translated from the exons ATGCTCCGCCGCCGACCGCGCCTCCCCGCAGCCCCCTCGCCGCCGTCGGCCGTGCTCCGGCGAGCCTTCTGCTCGGAAGCCGCCCTCGAGGCCATCCGCTCGCACTCCGACCTGGCGGGCCCCGCCAGCCTCGCGCTCTACAACTACCCCACCTTCGCTGGCGCCTATGCCGCGCTCGCCGCCCACCTCTTCCACCAACgcgtccgccgccgcctcctcgtcctccccttctcctccgtCGTACCCTTCAG AGCCGAAGACTTCAATTATGCGGGGTTCCAGACGTGCTATCTCTTGGACTTCATTGGGCCCAAGAAGTTTGCTTTCGAGCTCGCCCGATTCGTCCCCAG TGTGATAGCATTTGATCACCGGCAAAGTACGCTAGCAAGAATCCCCATGTTGGGTCAGTGCCCAAGCAATGTGGAGCTTCATATTGACATGTCAAAAGGCAGTGCCCGATCTGTATTTGATTATTTCTCTAAGGAGCTAGCAGGAACAAAATCTGATTCT AGAACGTGTGAAAACTTGTTGGACCAAGAAGATGAGGAGCGAGTTTCAAATGTTCTTGAATACATAGAGGATGCAGACTTGCGACGGTATCAGCTGCCTAACACCAAGGAATTTCAAACAGCACTTAGGGATGAACGCGCAAAGTTGAACTGTGTCACAAATCCTCATGTTTTTGGACAG GCGGCAGGAGAGTTCATACAGAAGCCTTTCAGGATTCAGCTTGGAAGAGGGTCGTATGGTGAATGCTTG GCAATCAGAGCAGATGGACACAAAGAATTGAGCCATGAAATAGGTTTGGAGCTAAGTCAGAGGAGTGCTGCTGCTGGATTAAG GCCGATTGGAGCAGTTGTCTTCATGCAACGGGGTGTCCTAAAGGTTTGCTTGAGGACTACTGACAGTACAGTTAATACATCAGAGGTTGCAAAG GCATATGGTGGAGGTGGAAAACAAAGTTCGAGTTCATTCACTCTAAGAATGGATGAGTTCAACATCTGGACTTCGGTGAACTCATGA